One window of the Anaeromyxobacter dehalogenans 2CP-C genome contains the following:
- a CDS encoding fimbrial biogenesis chaperone, which yields MTLLARATLVLLLAAAAPARAGQIDVKPILVELGPRGRTALLEVRNSGATPLRVQVRTASWAQDAAGVMGVEPTTQLLAFPPLLEIAPGTSRNVRVGTELAPGPAERSFRVYLEELPPPADVSAAEVRVLTRISIPVFVAPAAPVVRAVVAPPAVAAGKLTALLRNEGNARFRPSAVRLVVRGASGAPLLEKDLESWYVLAGGERRYEVALGEAVCAAARAAAVTATVTATLDTGEVKASAPIPPGACGP from the coding sequence ATGACCCTGCTCGCCCGCGCGACCCTCGTCCTGCTGCTCGCCGCCGCGGCGCCCGCGCGCGCGGGCCAGATCGACGTGAAGCCGATCCTCGTCGAGCTGGGGCCGCGCGGCCGGACCGCGCTGCTCGAGGTGCGCAACTCCGGCGCGACGCCGCTCCGCGTGCAGGTGCGGACGGCCTCCTGGGCGCAGGACGCGGCCGGCGTGATGGGCGTCGAGCCGACCACGCAGCTCCTCGCGTTCCCGCCGCTGCTCGAGATCGCCCCCGGGACGAGCCGCAACGTGCGCGTCGGCACCGAGCTCGCGCCCGGGCCGGCCGAGCGGAGCTTCCGCGTGTACCTGGAGGAGCTGCCGCCCCCGGCCGACGTGTCCGCCGCCGAGGTTCGGGTGCTCACCCGGATCAGCATCCCGGTGTTCGTGGCGCCGGCCGCGCCGGTGGTGCGCGCGGTGGTGGCGCCGCCCGCGGTCGCGGCGGGCAAGCTCACGGCGCTGCTGCGCAACGAGGGCAACGCGCGCTTCCGGCCCAGCGCGGTGCGCCTGGTGGTGCGCGGCGCCTCGGGCGCCCCGCTGCTCGAGAAGGACCTGGAGAGCTGGTACGTGCTGGCGGGCGGCGAGCGCCGCTACGAGGTCGCGCTCGGCGAGGCCGTGTGCGCCGCCGCGCGCGCCGCGGCCGTCACCGCCACCGTCACGGCGACCCTCGACACGGGCGAGGTGAAGGCGTCGGCCCCGATCCCGCCGGGCGCCTGCGGGCCGTGA
- a CDS encoding Csu type fimbrial protein, whose protein sequence is MNRRLPHPPTSCALALLLATALSLVAPAAARAASCSLTMGTSIAFGAYDPLSPVPLTTTGMLQYRCSRGQPIRITFTAGSSGDVYARTLRQGPWTLAYNLYADAGFGTVWGDGTGGTAAAPAVTTLSNGLTVAYVFGRIPARQEPPVGPYSDTIVVTFEF, encoded by the coding sequence ATGAATCGGCGGCTGCCACATCCCCCGACGTCCTGCGCCCTCGCGCTCCTCCTGGCGACGGCGCTATCGCTCGTCGCGCCAGCCGCGGCGCGCGCGGCGAGCTGCAGCCTGACCATGGGCACGTCGATCGCGTTCGGCGCCTACGACCCGCTCTCCCCCGTGCCGCTCACCACCACCGGCATGCTGCAGTACCGCTGCTCGCGCGGGCAGCCCATCCGCATCACGTTCACCGCCGGAAGCTCCGGCGACGTGTACGCCCGCACGCTGCGCCAGGGACCCTGGACGCTCGCGTACAACCTGTATGCGGACGCGGGCTTCGGGACGGTCTGGGGGGACGGCACCGGCGGCACCGCGGCCGCGCCCGCCGTCACCACGCTCTCGAACGGCCTCACCGTGGCCTACGTCTTCGGGCGCATCCCCGCGCGGCAGGAGCCGCCGGTCGGCCCGTACTCCGACACCATCGTGGTGACGTTCGAGTTCTGA
- a CDS encoding Csu type fimbrial protein, giving the protein MQKLALRLALAIAALTLTAGAARAASATATLDVTATVVPSCTIAATPVAFGSYDPLVTNAATALDAQGTVTVTCTTGTAYTVGLGAGNSGSGSRAMQHASIAGAQLPYELYQEAARTTVWDSTVMQAGTAASITPVQYTVYGRIPAAQNVPTGNYADAVVATVTF; this is encoded by the coding sequence ATGCAGAAGCTCGCCCTGCGCCTCGCGCTCGCCATCGCCGCCCTCACCCTCACCGCCGGCGCCGCTCGTGCTGCGAGCGCGACCGCCACCCTCGACGTCACCGCCACGGTGGTCCCCTCCTGCACGATCGCCGCCACGCCGGTCGCGTTCGGCAGCTACGACCCGCTCGTCACGAACGCCGCCACGGCGCTCGACGCGCAGGGCACCGTGACGGTCACCTGCACGACCGGCACGGCGTACACCGTGGGTCTCGGCGCCGGGAACAGCGGCAGCGGCAGCCGCGCCATGCAGCACGCCTCGATCGCCGGCGCGCAGCTCCCGTACGAGCTCTACCAGGAGGCGGCCCGCACCACGGTCTGGGACAGCACGGTCATGCAGGCCGGCACCGCCGCGAGCATCACCCCGGTCCAGTACACGGTGTACGGCCGCATCCCGGCCGCCCAGAACGTCCCGACCGGCAACTACGCCGACGCGGTCGTCGCCACCGTCACGTTCTAG
- a CDS encoding peptidylprolyl isomerase — translation MIASPLLALLLAAAPATPAASPPAPAAPVHVVMTTELGELELVLDAARAPATVANFLRYVREGRYDGGRFHRTVRPGNQPASPVKIDVVQAGVAPARAERDHAPIRLERTRDTGLRHVDGAISMARAGPDTATSDFFVCVGAQPELDFGGRRNPDGQGFAAFGRVVRGMDVVRRIHRAPAKGQALSPPVRILAARVVGPAGAAQR, via the coding sequence ATGATCGCGTCCCCGCTCCTCGCGCTGCTGCTCGCCGCCGCCCCCGCGACCCCCGCGGCCTCGCCGCCGGCGCCTGCGGCCCCGGTCCACGTCGTGATGACGACCGAGCTCGGCGAGCTCGAGCTGGTGCTGGACGCGGCGCGCGCGCCGGCGACGGTGGCCAACTTCCTCCGCTACGTGCGCGAGGGGCGCTACGACGGCGGCCGGTTCCATCGCACGGTGCGCCCCGGCAACCAGCCAGCCAGCCCGGTGAAGATCGACGTGGTGCAGGCGGGCGTGGCGCCGGCGCGGGCGGAGCGCGACCACGCGCCCATCCGGCTGGAGCGCACGCGCGACACGGGGCTGCGCCACGTGGACGGCGCGATCTCGATGGCGCGCGCGGGACCGGACACGGCCACCAGCGACTTCTTCGTCTGCGTGGGCGCGCAGCCGGAGCTGGACTTCGGCGGCCGCCGCAACCCGGACGGCCAGGGCTTCGCCGCGTTCGGCCGGGTGGTGCGCGGCATGGACGTGGTGCGGCGCATCCACAGGGCGCCGGCGAAGGGCCAGGCGCTGTCGCCGCCGGTCCGCATCCTCGCGGCGCGGGTGGTCGGCCCGGCCGGCGCGGCGCAGCGGTAG
- a CDS encoding MscL family protein: MTIDLRACLHARDVSFRCASDSTDRAWRRAGHPSAAKGVRRGAARWGGFDFKDYFVALREIPPGVPRALDAMKKARVPVFAYGSFLTVALNFLILAFIVFLMVKQFNRLRRAEPPPPPPAPPEEVVLLRDIRDALRR, from the coding sequence ATGACGATCGACCTCCGCGCGTGCCTCCACGCTCGCGACGTGAGCTTCCGGTGCGCTTCCGATAGCACGGATCGTGCGTGGAGGCGGGCGGGCCATCCGAGTGCGGCCAAGGGGGTGCGGCGCGGCGCCGCCCGGTGGGGAGGCTTCGACTTCAAGGACTACTTCGTGGCCCTGAGGGAGATCCCGCCGGGTGTTCCCCGTGCGCTCGACGCCATGAAGAAGGCGCGCGTGCCAGTCTTCGCGTACGGCAGCTTCCTCACCGTCGCCCTGAACTTCCTGATCCTGGCGTTCATCGTCTTCCTGATGGTGAAGCAGTTCAACCGGCTGCGGAGGGCCGAGCCGCCGCCTCCGCCGCCCGCGCCTCCGGAGGAGGTCGTCCTGCTGCGCGACATCCGGGACGCGCTGCGGCGATGA
- the aqpZ gene encoding aquaporin Z: protein MPLAHRMAAEFVGTFWLVLGGCGSAVLAAAVPELGIGFHGVALAFGLTVLTMAFAIGHVSGCHLNPAVTVGLTVARRFPGADVGPYVVAQVLGAVAGAGVLYLIASGRAGFDVTAGFASNGFAEHSPGGYAMGACFLTELVMTFAFLFVILGATDERAPKGLAPIAIGLCLTLVHLVSIPVTNTSVNPARSTGPALFAGGWALAQLWMFWIAPIVGAALAGVVYPLVAGGRAAQRRATTSHASAA, encoded by the coding sequence ATGCCTTTGGCCCACCGGATGGCAGCGGAGTTCGTCGGTACGTTCTGGCTCGTCCTCGGCGGTTGCGGCAGCGCGGTCCTCGCCGCCGCGGTCCCTGAGCTGGGGATCGGGTTCCACGGCGTCGCGCTCGCGTTCGGGCTGACCGTGCTCACGATGGCGTTCGCGATCGGGCACGTGTCCGGCTGTCACCTCAACCCCGCGGTGACGGTGGGACTCACCGTCGCGCGTCGCTTCCCCGGCGCCGACGTCGGGCCGTACGTCGTCGCGCAGGTGCTCGGCGCCGTGGCCGGGGCCGGCGTGCTGTACCTCATCGCGTCCGGCAGGGCGGGCTTCGACGTCACGGCAGGCTTCGCGTCCAACGGCTTCGCAGAGCACTCGCCCGGCGGGTACGCGATGGGCGCGTGCTTCCTGACCGAGCTGGTGATGACGTTCGCGTTCCTGTTCGTGATCCTGGGCGCGACCGACGAGCGCGCGCCGAAGGGCCTCGCCCCGATCGCGATCGGGCTCTGCCTCACGCTCGTCCACCTCGTCAGCATCCCCGTCACCAACACCTCGGTGAACCCCGCCCGGTCCACCGGGCCGGCGCTGTTCGCGGGCGGCTGGGCGCTCGCGCAGCTGTGGATGTTCTGGATCGCGCCCATCGTGGGCGCGGCGCTGGCGGGGGTCGTCTACCCGCTCGTCGCCGGCGGCCGCGCCGCGCAGCGTCGAGCGACGACCTCGCACGCGAGCGCGGCCTGA
- the mscL gene encoding large conductance mechanosensitive channel protein MscL, whose translation MKGNVVDLAVGVIIGAAFGQIVDSIVNDLVMPVVGAIFGGFDFKDYFVALKEIPPGVPHALDAVKKAGVPVFAYGSFITIAINFIILAFIIFLMVKQFNRLKKAEPPPAPAAPPEDVVLLREIRDALRR comes from the coding sequence CTGAAGGGGAACGTGGTCGACCTGGCGGTGGGCGTCATCATCGGCGCCGCCTTCGGGCAGATAGTGGACTCGATCGTCAACGATCTCGTGATGCCCGTGGTCGGCGCGATCTTCGGGGGCTTCGACTTCAAGGACTACTTCGTGGCCTTGAAGGAGATCCCGCCGGGTGTCCCCCACGCCCTCGACGCGGTCAAGAAGGCGGGGGTCCCGGTCTTCGCCTACGGCAGCTTCATCACCATCGCCATCAACTTCATCATCCTGGCGTTCATCATCTTCCTCATGGTGAAGCAGTTCAACCGGCTGAAGAAGGCCGAGCCGCCGCCCGCGCCCGCCGCGCCTCCGGAGGACGTCGTCCTGCTGCGCGAGATCCGGGACGCGCTGCGGCGGTGA
- a CDS encoding class I SAM-dependent methyltransferase, which yields MEPRPARGAERASWLAGIYDATAWYWDSFLHALTYARAYRRLLARLEADGPHRAPPGRVLDCGIGAGLFSEAAIRAGGARAGAYGVDLSPRLLARASARLGRQGARPFLARADVRALPIRDAGMDAVISALVLDHLADPAPAIRELARVARPGAWVVLVTTRPLAPDLPFRLLFRYPRHRPDDLVRAMQAAGLKDVRVRSLTGIARIFAVAFTGRV from the coding sequence ATGGAACCTCGACCGGCACGCGGCGCCGAGCGTGCGTCCTGGCTCGCCGGGATCTACGACGCGACCGCCTGGTACTGGGACTCCTTCCTCCACGCGCTCACCTACGCGCGCGCGTACCGTAGGCTGCTCGCCCGGCTCGAGGCGGACGGGCCTCACCGGGCGCCTCCGGGGCGCGTCCTCGACTGCGGCATCGGCGCGGGCCTGTTCAGCGAGGCGGCCATCCGGGCAGGCGGAGCTCGCGCGGGCGCGTACGGCGTGGACCTGTCGCCGCGGCTGCTGGCGCGGGCCTCCGCGAGGCTCGGGAGGCAGGGCGCGAGGCCGTTCCTGGCGCGGGCGGACGTCCGTGCGCTGCCGATCCGCGATGCAGGGATGGACGCGGTGATCAGTGCGCTGGTGCTCGACCACCTCGCGGACCCTGCGCCGGCCATCCGCGAGCTGGCCCGCGTCGCGCGGCCGGGCGCGTGGGTCGTCCTCGTGACGACGCGCCCGCTCGCCCCCGATCTCCCGTTCCGGCTGCTGTTCCGGTACCCGCGGCACCGGCCCGACGACCTCGTCCGCGCGATGCAGGCCGCGGGGCTGAAGGATGTCCGCGTTCGGTCGCTGACGGGGATCGCGCGCATCTTCGCCGTGGCGTTCACCGGCCGAGTGTGA
- a CDS encoding PcfJ domain-containing protein — protein MVAAPEVALVRPVGGAAAPAGSPAAPRSAPLSRHVIEDWAANGVEVRRIVTLHELRAEGLRMRSCVTDYREKIQRGEAVVFHAQVGSRGLTIAISPCMGGWRVSEWKGFANRPVTETEVALLGPWMRAREILHHPRA, from the coding sequence GTGGTCGCGGCGCCCGAGGTGGCGCTCGTGCGCCCGGTTGGCGGCGCAGCGGCCCCGGCCGGCTCCCCCGCCGCGCCGCGGAGCGCCCCGCTCTCGCGTCACGTCATCGAGGACTGGGCCGCGAACGGCGTGGAGGTCCGACGGATCGTCACGCTGCACGAGCTGCGGGCCGAGGGCCTGCGGATGCGCAGCTGCGTGACGGACTACCGCGAGAAGATCCAGCGGGGCGAGGCCGTCGTCTTCCACGCCCAGGTCGGCAGCAGGGGGCTCACCATCGCGATCTCCCCGTGCATGGGCGGCTGGCGCGTGTCGGAGTGGAAGGGGTTCGCGAACCGGCCGGTGACCGAGACGGAGGTCGCGCTCCTCGGACCGTGGATGAGGGCGAGGGAGATCCTGCACCATCCCAGGGCATGA
- a CDS encoding DUF3857 and transglutaminase domain-containing protein, whose product MLSLVATVVLAAAPALPPWDAAFLEAPAAEVARAAAALTPPERALDPLHHEVRFVVDDAGRVTTTVRAAFRILTQAGVEAMAQVSAPWQPWHHDRPAIRARVITPDGLAHALDPATLVESGAPEGERTLRDARQLHAVLPALAVGAVIEVEIATGEHTPFAAPGAVGSVSLDGPGWRRQIVRIEAPARLQLRHRLSGRVLAPRAGTAGDRRTLEWSWAPSPSHPPGEPLAPAVSGDGPNLVFTTARSWEELATWYSAQVDRSLAGADLATLAREIAGGAATPEQAAARLVEWMQTRVRYTALEIGAGAVIPARPSDVLSRAYGDCKDLSTLLVGLLRALGHPADVVLARADRVDIDAELPGMFFDHALVRVGGPHPRYVDPTFPALPVGLLPPNLEDRWSLAARPGARLERLPRNPLSAYRGELDRELQLDGPGKAKAREVRRYHGLFAAIHRAARAGHPEDELRKRDEGEARERLKAARATATFRDRADGTVEIVSEAEGSALASAEDDSAEARPERRVLSCLQDQLWPQDAGKDARSQPLTIELPCVGESRYRIRPPRGMRVAGSLPPDLDLAEEHLRYQETYRAERDGTVVVTQRLEQRHGPVPPAEVTSWRRRLRALGKDAPVIRFERTSQALLTQGRGREALEELRRVLSESGGDLPSRVRYAAGLGELGMVDAARRTAEEAVRLAPESGWAWRVLAIQRARGSFGETLTSGCDLPGAIAAQRRASELEPRAGGTRGYLGYLLLQGADCRYMAAGARPEEALEPLRHARDVLGNHRFDDDLATALLALGRAAEATAVAREMPAGKQRDVVLLAALTSSEGVEAAAAEARAMTAQRRGDALLGAASRLQRQRAFGQAAALLDAASDGSENIATLRSRAAVLRRVKRLGPDEVPPGPEGVPVRVFRAVAGLAPLTDVLSADRPSADGGVVETFLRTMRQRITGELDGAALVDLLAAALEPKFDGDAREGGPLAAGGIRYYVVPERGRWRLAAVEGEATVLAHRALSLVESGRPDAARRWLDWARRETPAGGGDPTSGGRLVEALWPEEPAASPEDVTLAAAAVVAYGPSAPAAVPLLDRQLARPLPPRQRDAARLALLNAVSRSRAHARTLELAQALLRELPPDAPVRPLVSQLEIAALHGLGRDGEARARLLEALTTLSSASAQRRLARAALSIGAFEEGIDVLDRHARGASPDPEDLNELAWARLFVEGSPAASLHDVELCLGQTRDATSRAAALHTQAAILAEVGEPEAAIRKLQESLAADPSFVGSAAWLVVGRVAESYGLPEDARAAYQRVDRVPFPDAGHPRALADRWARRLPEPVRAGAAPSPTTGGT is encoded by the coding sequence GTGCTCTCGCTCGTCGCCACAGTCGTCCTCGCCGCCGCGCCCGCCCTGCCGCCGTGGGACGCCGCGTTCCTGGAAGCACCGGCCGCAGAGGTCGCGCGCGCGGCGGCCGCGCTCACGCCTCCTGAGCGCGCGCTGGACCCGCTGCACCACGAGGTCCGGTTCGTCGTGGACGACGCGGGCCGGGTCACCACGACGGTCCGCGCCGCCTTCCGGATCCTCACGCAGGCGGGCGTCGAGGCGATGGCGCAGGTTTCCGCCCCCTGGCAGCCCTGGCATCACGATCGCCCGGCGATCCGCGCCCGCGTGATCACGCCGGACGGCCTGGCGCACGCGCTCGATCCCGCCACGCTGGTCGAGTCCGGAGCGCCGGAGGGCGAGCGGACGCTGCGCGACGCTCGGCAGCTCCACGCCGTGCTGCCCGCCCTCGCGGTGGGCGCCGTGATCGAGGTCGAGATCGCGACCGGCGAGCACACGCCGTTCGCGGCGCCGGGAGCGGTGGGATCCGTCTCGCTCGACGGCCCCGGCTGGCGGCGGCAGATCGTCCGGATCGAGGCGCCCGCACGCCTCCAGCTGCGCCACCGGCTGTCGGGGCGCGTCCTGGCCCCGCGCGCCGGCACGGCCGGCGACCGCCGCACGCTGGAGTGGAGCTGGGCCCCGTCTCCGTCGCACCCACCCGGCGAGCCGCTCGCGCCCGCCGTGAGCGGCGACGGGCCGAACCTCGTGTTCACGACGGCGCGCTCATGGGAGGAGCTGGCGACGTGGTACTCCGCCCAGGTGGATCGGTCCCTCGCCGGTGCCGACCTCGCCACGCTGGCGCGGGAGATCGCGGGCGGAGCCGCCACACCGGAGCAGGCCGCGGCGCGACTGGTCGAGTGGATGCAGACCCGCGTCCGCTACACGGCGCTGGAGATCGGCGCGGGGGCCGTCATCCCGGCGCGTCCCTCCGACGTCCTCTCCCGCGCCTACGGCGACTGCAAGGATCTCTCGACGCTGCTGGTCGGCTTGCTGCGCGCGCTGGGCCACCCTGCGGACGTGGTCCTCGCGCGGGCCGATCGCGTCGACATCGATGCCGAGCTCCCGGGGATGTTCTTCGACCACGCCCTCGTCCGCGTCGGCGGCCCGCACCCAAGGTACGTGGACCCGACGTTCCCGGCGCTGCCCGTCGGCTTGCTGCCGCCGAACCTCGAGGATCGATGGTCGCTGGCCGCGCGGCCCGGTGCCCGGCTCGAGCGGCTGCCCCGGAACCCGCTGTCCGCGTACCGGGGCGAGCTGGACCGTGAGCTTCAGCTGGACGGCCCCGGCAAGGCGAAGGCGCGGGAGGTCCGGCGGTATCACGGACTCTTCGCCGCGATCCATCGCGCCGCGCGCGCTGGCCACCCCGAGGACGAGCTTCGCAAGCGGGACGAGGGCGAGGCCAGGGAGCGGCTCAAGGCAGCGCGGGCCACCGCGACGTTCCGGGACCGGGCGGATGGGACCGTGGAGATCGTCTCCGAGGCCGAGGGCTCTGCCCTGGCCAGCGCCGAGGACGATTCGGCGGAGGCCCGTCCGGAGCGCCGGGTGCTCTCCTGCCTCCAGGACCAGCTCTGGCCCCAGGACGCCGGCAAGGACGCGCGCTCGCAGCCGCTGACGATCGAGCTTCCGTGCGTGGGCGAGAGCCGGTACCGGATCCGGCCGCCCCGCGGCATGCGCGTGGCGGGCTCGCTCCCGCCGGACCTCGACCTCGCGGAGGAACACCTCCGCTACCAGGAGACGTACCGGGCCGAGCGCGACGGCACGGTCGTGGTCACCCAGCGGCTGGAGCAGCGCCACGGCCCGGTGCCGCCGGCCGAGGTGACCTCCTGGCGCCGCCGGCTGCGCGCGCTGGGCAAGGACGCGCCCGTGATCCGGTTCGAGCGGACCAGCCAGGCGCTCCTGACGCAGGGACGCGGCCGCGAGGCGCTCGAGGAGCTGCGGCGGGTCCTGTCCGAGTCCGGCGGCGACCTCCCATCGCGCGTCCGGTACGCGGCCGGCCTGGGCGAGCTCGGGATGGTGGACGCCGCGCGGAGGACCGCCGAGGAGGCGGTGCGCCTGGCGCCCGAGAGCGGCTGGGCCTGGCGCGTGCTCGCGATCCAGCGCGCCCGCGGATCGTTCGGGGAGACGCTCACGTCGGGCTGCGATCTCCCCGGGGCGATCGCGGCCCAGCGGCGCGCCTCGGAGCTCGAGCCGAGAGCGGGAGGGACGCGCGGGTACCTGGGATACCTGCTCCTGCAAGGCGCCGATTGCCGGTACATGGCCGCCGGCGCGCGCCCCGAGGAAGCGCTCGAGCCGCTGCGCCACGCGCGCGACGTGCTCGGCAACCACCGCTTCGACGACGACCTGGCGACCGCGCTGCTCGCGCTGGGGAGGGCGGCGGAGGCCACGGCCGTCGCGCGCGAGATGCCCGCAGGGAAGCAGCGGGACGTCGTGCTGCTGGCCGCGCTCACCTCGAGCGAGGGAGTGGAGGCCGCGGCGGCGGAGGCCCGTGCGATGACGGCGCAGCGGCGCGGCGATGCGCTGCTCGGCGCCGCCAGCCGCCTGCAGCGGCAGCGCGCGTTCGGCCAGGCGGCGGCGCTCCTCGACGCCGCGAGCGACGGGTCCGAGAACATCGCCACCCTGAGGTCGCGCGCCGCGGTGCTCCGCCGCGTGAAGCGCCTCGGACCGGACGAGGTTCCGCCGGGACCGGAGGGCGTCCCGGTCCGCGTGTTCCGGGCGGTCGCGGGGCTCGCGCCGCTCACCGACGTGCTCTCGGCCGATCGCCCATCCGCGGACGGAGGGGTGGTCGAGACGTTCCTGCGGACGATGCGGCAGCGCATCACGGGAGAGCTCGACGGCGCCGCGCTGGTGGACCTCCTCGCCGCCGCCCTGGAGCCGAAGTTCGACGGCGATGCGCGCGAGGGCGGCCCCCTGGCCGCCGGCGGGATCCGCTACTACGTGGTCCCCGAGCGCGGCAGGTGGAGGCTCGCCGCCGTCGAGGGGGAGGCGACCGTGCTCGCTCACCGGGCGCTCTCGCTCGTCGAGTCCGGCCGGCCCGACGCCGCGCGACGCTGGCTGGACTGGGCCCGGCGCGAGACGCCCGCGGGTGGGGGAGACCCGACGTCCGGCGGCCGGCTGGTGGAGGCGCTCTGGCCCGAGGAGCCCGCCGCGTCGCCCGAGGATGTCACGCTGGCGGCCGCAGCGGTCGTGGCCTACGGCCCGAGCGCGCCCGCCGCGGTCCCGCTGCTCGACCGGCAGCTGGCGCGCCCGTTGCCGCCGCGGCAGCGCGACGCCGCCCGCCTCGCGCTGCTGAACGCGGTGTCCCGCTCGCGCGCGCACGCGCGGACCCTCGAGCTGGCGCAGGCCCTGCTGCGCGAGCTGCCTCCGGACGCGCCGGTCCGGCCGCTCGTGTCGCAGCTCGAGATCGCCGCGCTGCACGGCCTCGGGCGCGACGGGGAGGCTCGGGCCCGGCTGCTTGAGGCGCTGACCACGCTGTCCAGCGCGTCCGCGCAGCGGCGCCTCGCCCGCGCCGCGCTGAGCATCGGCGCCTTCGAGGAGGGCATCGACGTGCTCGATCGGCACGCCCGCGGCGCCTCGCCGGATCCCGAGGATCTGAACGAGCTCGCCTGGGCGCGGCTCTTCGTCGAGGGGTCGCCCGCGGCGAGCCTGCACGACGTCGAGCTCTGCCTCGGGCAGACGCGCGACGCCACCAGCCGGGCCGCAGCGCTCCACACCCAGGCTGCGATCCTGGCCGAGGTCGGCGAGCCTGAGGCCGCGATCCGCAAGCTGCAGGAGTCGCTGGCGGCCGATCCGTCGTTCGTGGGGAGCGCCGCGTGGCTGGTGGTCGGCCGGGTGGCGGAGTCCTACGGTCTGCCCGAGGACGCCCGCGCCGCATACCAGCGCGTCGATCGCGTCCCGTTCCCCGACGCCGGGCATCCGCGCGCGCTGGCGGACCGATGGGCGCGCCGCCTGCCCGAGCCCGTGCGCGCCGGCGCGGCGCCCTCGCCCACGACCGGGGGAACCTGA
- the nth gene encoding endonuclease III — translation MSPRPRPRAPTAQARARAAEIVDRLDASMPEARIALAFQDDLQLLVSVILSAQSTDAGVNKATPALFARYPDAAAYAAAQPEELWPYIRSLGLFRNKAKAIVAAMDAIAREHGGRVPRTREGLEALPGVGRKTAGVVLVHLGAAEAFPVDTHVGRVSRRLGLTREQDPDRVERDLMALLPEARWGRGHQLFVWHGRRTCAARAPACSRCVVADLCPKRGVPAAIRR, via the coding sequence ATGTCCCCCCGCCCACGGCCCCGCGCGCCCACCGCGCAGGCCCGCGCCCGCGCCGCCGAGATCGTGGACCGCCTGGACGCGTCCATGCCCGAGGCCCGCATCGCGCTCGCCTTCCAGGACGATCTCCAGCTCCTCGTGTCGGTGATCCTCTCCGCCCAGAGCACCGACGCCGGGGTGAACAAGGCGACGCCCGCGCTGTTCGCGCGCTACCCCGACGCCGCCGCCTACGCCGCCGCGCAGCCGGAGGAGCTCTGGCCGTACATCCGCTCGCTCGGCCTGTTCCGCAACAAGGCGAAGGCGATCGTGGCCGCGATGGACGCCATCGCGCGCGAGCACGGCGGGCGCGTGCCCCGCACGCGCGAGGGACTCGAGGCGCTGCCCGGCGTCGGGCGGAAGACCGCCGGCGTGGTGCTCGTGCACCTCGGGGCCGCGGAGGCGTTCCCCGTGGACACGCACGTCGGCCGCGTCTCGCGCCGGCTCGGCCTCACGCGCGAGCAGGATCCAGACCGCGTGGAGCGGGACCTCATGGCGCTCCTCCCCGAGGCGCGCTGGGGCCGCGGTCACCAGCTGTTCGTGTGGCACGGGCGCCGGACGTGCGCGGCGCGCGCCCCCGCGTGCTCGCGGTGCGTCGTGGCCGACCTCTGCCCGAAGCGCGGGGTCCCCGCCGCCATCCGTCGTTGA
- the pssA gene encoding CDP-diacylglycerol--serine O-phosphatidyltransferase: protein MQINLRKAMFVLPNLFTVSSIFLGFYALTLSAGDATPAQLYQAALAIFFAMFFDAFDGRVARMTKTQSDFGVQLDSLADVISFGAAPALLVYKWALAPLGFIGLFFSFAFAACGALRLARFNVLAQRGDKGSSAFFVGLPIPLAAGTITALVIAHYKEFGAATNPATRVPVLVVVGLLSFLMVSTVRYRTFKDVHLSARSLSAFVLASAVGLAVAYATRASFALVVYMGAYIAMGLAESLFEKARTLDRSRLPPDVRAELDADEALEPGPEDVDGDKAEQDEYI, encoded by the coding sequence ATGCAGATCAACCTGCGCAAGGCGATGTTCGTGCTGCCGAACCTGTTCACGGTCAGCTCGATCTTCCTCGGCTTCTACGCGCTCACGCTGTCCGCCGGCGACGCCACGCCCGCCCAGCTCTACCAGGCGGCCCTCGCCATCTTCTTCGCCATGTTCTTCGACGCGTTCGACGGCCGCGTCGCGCGCATGACGAAGACCCAGTCCGACTTCGGGGTCCAGCTCGACAGCCTCGCCGACGTCATCTCCTTCGGCGCGGCCCCGGCGCTGCTCGTCTACAAGTGGGCGCTCGCCCCCCTCGGCTTCATCGGCCTGTTCTTCTCGTTCGCGTTCGCGGCCTGCGGCGCGCTCCGCCTGGCGCGCTTCAACGTGCTCGCGCAGCGCGGCGACAAGGGCTCGTCCGCGTTCTTCGTCGGGCTCCCCATCCCGCTCGCCGCCGGCACCATCACGGCGCTCGTCATCGCGCACTACAAGGAGTTCGGCGCGGCCACCAACCCGGCCACCCGCGTGCCGGTGCTGGTGGTGGTCGGCCTGCTCTCCTTCCTGATGGTCTCGACCGTCCGCTACCGCACCTTCAAGGACGTGCACCTCTCCGCGCGCAGCCTGTCGGCGTTCGTGCTGGCGAGCGCGGTGGGGCTGGCGGTGGCGTACGCGACCCGCGCGTCGTTCGCGCTGGTGGTCTACATGGGCGCGTACATCGCCATGGGCCTGGCCGAGTCGCTCTTCGAGAAGGCCCGCACGCTGGACCGCAGCCGGCTGCCGCCGGACGTGCGCGCCGAGCTCGACGCCGACGAGGCGCTCGAGCCGGGCCCCGAGGACGTGGACGGGGACAAGGCGGAGCAGGACGAGTACATCTAG